A segment of the SAR324 cluster bacterium genome:
GAAAGAAGAGACACTCCTTTTTGGGAATTTGTTCATCAAGAATGCTTGGGGCAGGAATCTATTGACCGCTTGGAACAATGGCAGAAGAGTCTGCCCAAGCGCCAACATTTTCAGGGGTTTCTTTCAGGACTTCCTCACGTCGAAACTGAGTTGTACTTCCCGGTTTTGGATGGACTGGGCCTGCTTTCTCAGGGGGCTGCACGTCAGGAAATGTCAAACAGGAATCTAAAGCGCAAGGCACAGGAAGAATTGAAGCAGCTTCATAGCAAATATCTAGAAATGGCCCAGGGAAGCTTGGGACACCGGGAGTATCTTTCGAAGGTAAGTGCTTAAATCACTTACAGTCGGTAATTTAGGGCAAAAATTAAAGAATCCTAAACTTCACAGGTAGATTTATGAACCTCACGATTCTAGAGAACTGTACCCTTGTTGACGCCAATTCTCATGAACCAAGGCCTGACACTTCCATTTTGATTGAGGGGAATCGAATCAAGGAAGTCAGTGATCAACCAATCCAAATGGGCGATGCACAGCAGATTGATTTGAAGGGCAAAACCCTGATGCCCGGATTGATCGATGCCCATTGCCACGTGATCCTCAGTGACCTGAATATCCGCAATGTAGACAGTATCCCGCAAACTTTGGTGACCGCGATGGCTGGCAAGTTGATGGGAGAGATGCTCGACCGAGGATTCACAACTGTGAGAGATGCAGCTGGCGCCGATTGGGGGATTCAGGCCGCACAGGAACAAGGCTTGATTCGTGGTCCACGTATTTGGATTGCAGGTCGAGCTCTAAGTCAAACTGGTGGACATGGGGATTTCCGTCGGAGAACCCAAGCATCCCTACACCCAAATGTTGTTGGATGCGATCCCTGACCTAAAATTCAGTGGACGTCCAAGAACACCAGTTGCGGGCGAAGTGCCAAGTCCAATCACTCCTCCACCAGGTTGCTCCTTTCACCCAAGATGTCCGTACGCAACAGCGCGTTGCAAAACTGAGCTGCCTTTACCAATCACTAGCCAGTCTGGTCAGGTGGCTTGCCATGCTGTTGAGGAGCAAAGACTTTAAAAACCAACTTACTTTGCCAATGCTTCAATCCGTTCTGGGAGAATAAAATGGTTAAGCAAACGCTCTATTCTGGTGGTCTGATCTATGATGGACTTCATCAGGTACTTGAAGGTCAGGCAGTACTCGTGGAAAACGTGCGTATTAAAGAAGTCAGCCCGGTTGGGGATTTTCAAGGCTTTGCTGGGGACCGAGTTGACTTCTCTGGAGGCACCCTCTTGCCAGGGTTAATCGATTGCCATGTGCACTTAATCTATGGCGGGGAGGGTGATCCAAAGTCCAAGGTCGGTGGATCAAAGTCTGGAGATTTAGTGATGAGAGCCTTGGATCGGGCTCAAGAATCACTACGCTCAGGGGTCACGTCCTTAAGAGATCTGGGAGGTAAAGACTTCTTGGAATTTGCTGTGCGAGATGCTTGCAACTCAGGTCGCCAAATGGGACCAACTATTCTTGCTGCTGGCCAAATGATCTGTATGACTGGCGGGCACGGAAATGCTTTCGGTCGTGTGGCGGATGGTCCTCATGAAGTCATCAAGGCAATTCGTGAGCAGGTCCATGCAGGATCAGATGTGATCAAAATCATGGCAACCGGAGGGGTGATGACTCCAGGCGTCAATCCTGAAGATGCTCATTACAGTCTTGAGGAACTAACCGTGGGTATTCATGAAGGTCATCGCTTCAATAAAACCTGTGCGAGTCATGCCCAAGGGTCTGAGGGAGTACTCAATGCAGTAAGAGCAGGAATTGACTCAATTGAACACGGTATTTTTCTCACAGATGAATGTGTTGAAGAAATGCTGGCAGCCGGTACCTACTTGGTGCCAACCCTTTCTGCCTTGCTGAATATCGTGGAGAATAAAGATCGTGGAGTGCCAGCTTTTGCCGTTGAGAAATCTCTCCGTATCAAGGATCGCCATCAGGATTCAATCAAGATGTTTTACAGAGCTGGTGGAAAAATTGCGATGGGGACTGATGCAGGAACTCCCTATAATCTACACGGCGCCAACGCAGGAGAATTACGCTTCATGACAGACATTGGCATCAGCAACCTCGATGCTTTGAAATTCTCAACATCCAATGCGGCAGATCTGCTGACGCTCAACGAAAGAGGGCGTATTCAAAAGAACTGCTTTGCAGACTTCCTTATCGTTGATGGCAATCCACTGGAAAATATCCTTCAAGTGAGTGATCGAAAAAACCACCGACTGGTTGTTAAAAATGGGAAAGCCGTCGTCTGAAATCTAATCCCCCAAAGGAAAACAATGAATTCCATTGAAATGCTAAAAACTTTAGTCGGTTTCCCCACAGTTTCGAGAGACAGCAACTTACCTCTAATCGACTTTGTTGATGAGTGGTTGGGCAAATACGGTGTCACCGCTGTTCGAGTCCCGAATGATGAGGGGACCAAGGCTAATCTTTACGCTACCATTGGACCTGCTGTCGAAGGTGGGGTAATTCTTTCTGGGCATACGGACGTAGTTCCAATTGATGGTCAACCTTGGAACACAGATCCTTTTGAACTGACTCAGAAGCAAAACAAGCTTTACGGACGAGGAACCTGTGACATGAAAGGCTTCAGCGCTATTGCTCTCTCGTTAGTGCCAGAGATGAAATCATTACGGAAGCCGATCCATCTGGCTCTTTCCTATGACGAAGAGATTG
Coding sequences within it:
- a CDS encoding amidohydrolase family protein; protein product: MVKQTLYSGGLIYDGLHQVLEGQAVLVENVRIKEVSPVGDFQGFAGDRVDFSGGTLLPGLIDCHVHLIYGGEGDPKSKVGGSKSGDLVMRALDRAQESLRSGVTSLRDLGGKDFLEFAVRDACNSGRQMGPTILAAGQMICMTGGHGNAFGRVADGPHEVIKAIREQVHAGSDVIKIMATGGVMTPGVNPEDAHYSLEELTVGIHEGHRFNKTCASHAQGSEGVLNAVRAGIDSIEHGIFLTDECVEEMLAAGTYLVPTLSALLNIVENKDRGVPAFAVEKSLRIKDRHQDSIKMFYRAGGKIAMGTDAGTPYNLHGANAGELRFMTDIGISNLDALKFSTSNAADLLTLNERGRIQKNCFADFLIVDGNPLENILQVSDRKNHRLVVKNGKAVV
- a CDS encoding amidohydrolase family protein; the protein is MPGLIDAHCHVILSDLNIRNVDSIPQTLVTAMAGKLMGEMLDRGFTTVRDAAGADWGIQAAQEQGLIRGPRIWIAGRALSQTGGHGDFRRRTQASLHPNVVGCDP